From Patescibacteria group bacterium, one genomic window encodes:
- a CDS encoding GlsB/YeaQ/YmgE family stress response membrane protein translates to MEIMIFWIVCAILAGAIGAMKNRTPLGIILGVLLGFIGVLIILFVPKSGLAQTNTVGSNAPNPTDSTDTRKCPFCAEVVRIEAKICKHCRSDLPEYKVEADETLILKEQLEEKLAREEAEHKREKQLLETYSLGNPLKPEEISFLRKRGTAI, encoded by the coding sequence ATGGAAATAATGATATTTTGGATCGTTTGCGCCATTCTTGCAGGTGCAATTGGCGCAATGAAAAACCGAACTCCCTTAGGCATTATTTTGGGAGTTCTATTGGGCTTCATTGGTGTTCTAATTATTTTGTTCGTTCCAAAATCCGGGTTGGCTCAAACAAATACTGTGGGCTCAAACGCACCAAACCCTACCGACAGTACAGATACTCGAAAATGTCCATTTTGTGCTGAAGTTGTGAGAATTGAGGCCAAAATTTGTAAACATTGTCGTTCTGATCTTCCTGAATACAAAGTGGAGGCCGATGAGACCTTAATTCTTAAGGAACAGTTGGAAGAGAAATTGGCAAGGGAAGAGGCTGAGCATAAGAGAGAAAAGCAACTTTTGGAAACATACAGCCTGGGGAATCCGTTAAAGCCAGAAGAAATTAGCTTCTTGAGAAAAAGAGGAACAGCGATTTGA